A stretch of Lactuca sativa cultivar Salinas chromosome 6, Lsat_Salinas_v11, whole genome shotgun sequence DNA encodes these proteins:
- the LOC111908926 gene encoding putative clathrin assembly protein At4g40080 produces the protein MGQSKKLKNLQSIFKDKAKIIKATFSITNRTTSSIQIAVLRATTRSAQSPPHDHHVSTLLSLGNTTRHSASACISAILHRLHHHHQPNVYVTLKALLILHYMITRGSFSIKEQPLLQPMSNTGFESLNLSRFMDNTDMQSREFAVWAQWYASFLENNLSTSTILGCFLSSSKMEIEKKKEKLKFSLYMDLFKEIEALVLIIEEICKAPNSLNCQTNDIVYEVMRLVGEDYRMIQYHMMIRLTELSERLHNLRTNELTGLTRCLERLEGCKGRLTELFMNRKRNESFWELVSEVISELMRLKKYAEMKSVSRKMIEYASESTELKTSRYFGLLPYGENNYWLTLTR, from the coding sequence ATGGGACAATCGAAGAAACTCAAAAATCTCCAATCAATTTTCAAAGACAAAGCAAAAATCATCAAAGCAACGTTCTCAATCACCAATCGTACGACCTCCTCCATCCAAATTGCCGTCCTCCGTGCCACCACTCGCTCAGCCCAATCGCCACCGCACGACCACCATGTCTCCACCCTCCTCTCCCTCGGCAACACCACACGCCACTCTGCTTCTGCATGTATATCTGCCATCCTAcaccgcctccaccaccaccatcaaccAAACGTGTATGTAACACTCAAGGCTCTGTTGATCCTACACTACATGATTACCCGAGGTTCATTTTCTATCAAGGAACAACCATTGTTACAACCTATGTCCAACACGGGCTTTGAATCCCTTAACCTCTCAAGATTTATGGATAATACTGACATGCAATCGCGAGAGTTTGCAGTGTGGGCTCAATGGTACGCCAGTTTTTTAGAAAACAATCTGTCTACATCCACTATCCTAGGTTGTTTTCTTTCATCATCGAAGATGGAAAtcgagaaaaagaaagaaaaactaAAATTCTCTTTGTACATGGATTTATTCAAAGAAATTGAAGCATTGGTTTTGATAATCGAAGAGATTTGTAAAGCACCAAATTCATTGAATTGTCAAACTAATGACATAGTTTATGAGGTAATGAGACTGGTAGGAGAAGATTATCGTATGATTCAATATCATATGAtgatccgactcaccgagttgagtgAGAGACTTCATAATCTTAGGACCAACGAGTTGACCGGGTTGACTCGGTGTTTGGAAAGATTAGAGGGTTGTAAAGGGAGATTGACCGAGTTGTTCATGAACCGGAAACGGAATGAATCGTTTTGGGAATTGGTAAGCGAGGTAATTTCAGAACTCATGAGGTTGAAGAAGTATGCAGAAATGAAATCAGTGAGTCGGAAAATGATCGAGTATGCTAGCGAGTCAACTGAGTTAAAAACGAGTCGATATTTCGGATTATTGCCATATGGAGAAAACAATTATTGGTTAACGTTGACCAGATAA